A genomic region of Tsukamurella pulmonis contains the following coding sequences:
- the recA gene encoding recombinase RecA, which translates to MAPAPADRDKALELALAQIDKSYGKGSVMRLGDEVRQPIAVIPTGSIALDVALGIGGLPRGRVIEVYGPESSGKTTVALHAVAEAQANGGIAAFIDAEHALDPDYAAKLGVDTDALLVSQPDTGEQALEIADMLIRSGALDIIVIDSVAALVPKAEIEGEMGDSHVGLQARLMSQALRKMTGALNNSGTTAIFINQLREKIGVMFGSPETTTGGKALKFYASVRLDVRRIETLKDGTDAVGNRTRVKVVKNKVSPPFKQAEFDIIYGQGISREGSIIDMGVNEGFIRKSGSWYTYDGDQLGQGKENARKFLVENPDVRDEIEKRIKEKLGVGADVTVEADEIAPAPVDF; encoded by the coding sequence ATGGCACCTGCACCCGCGGATCGCGACAAGGCCCTCGAGTTGGCGCTCGCCCAGATCGACAAAAGCTACGGCAAGGGCTCGGTCATGCGCCTCGGCGACGAGGTCCGCCAGCCCATCGCGGTGATCCCCACCGGCTCCATCGCGCTGGACGTGGCGCTGGGCATCGGCGGTCTCCCTCGCGGCCGCGTCATCGAGGTCTACGGCCCGGAGTCCTCGGGTAAGACCACTGTCGCCCTGCACGCGGTCGCGGAGGCGCAGGCCAACGGCGGCATCGCCGCCTTCATCGACGCGGAGCACGCGCTGGATCCCGACTACGCCGCGAAGCTGGGGGTCGATACCGACGCCCTGCTCGTCTCCCAGCCCGATACCGGTGAGCAGGCCCTCGAGATCGCGGACATGCTGATCCGCTCCGGCGCACTCGACATCATCGTGATCGACTCGGTGGCCGCGCTGGTCCCCAAGGCCGAGATCGAGGGCGAGATGGGCGACAGCCACGTCGGCCTGCAGGCCCGCCTCATGAGCCAGGCGCTCCGCAAGATGACCGGCGCCCTGAACAACTCGGGCACCACCGCCATCTTCATCAACCAGCTGCGCGAGAAGATCGGCGTCATGTTCGGCTCGCCCGAGACCACCACGGGCGGTAAGGCGCTGAAGTTCTACGCCTCCGTGCGCCTGGACGTGCGCCGCATCGAGACCCTCAAGGACGGCACCGACGCCGTGGGTAACCGCACCCGCGTCAAGGTCGTCAAGAACAAGGTCTCGCCGCCGTTCAAGCAGGCCGAGTTCGACATCATCTACGGCCAGGGCATCAGCCGCGAGGGCTCCATCATCGACATGGGCGTCAACGAGGGCTTCATCCGCAAGTCCGGCTCCTGGTACACCTACGACGGTGACCAGCTGGGCCAGGGCAAGGAGAACGCCCGCAAGTTCCTGGTCGAGAACCCGGACGTCCGCGATGAGATCGAGAAGCGGATCAAGGAGAAGCTGGGCGTGGGTGCCGATGTCACTGTCGAGGCCGACGAGATCGCTCCCGCCCCCGTCGATTTCTAG
- a CDS encoding regulatory protein RecX: MSDYADDEVVSRGRRRGRRRRDGDGPEGQPQQVEQDPAKREALARDLIYRALGMRDHSRAELRNKLARRGFDEELTERMLDKFVAAGLIDDAAFAQRWVQSRHQFSGRGRRALAQELRTKGVGEEEASAALETVSREDERERAAELVDRKLARVEVPEDRIERDKLTQRLVGMLGRRGYHPSLALSVVLEALREKAEAAAE; encoded by the coding sequence ATGTCGGACTACGCCGACGACGAGGTCGTCTCGCGAGGCCGGCGGCGCGGTCGTCGTCGGCGCGACGGTGACGGACCGGAGGGGCAGCCGCAGCAGGTCGAACAGGACCCGGCCAAACGTGAGGCGCTGGCCCGGGACCTGATCTACCGGGCCCTCGGCATGCGCGATCACTCGCGAGCCGAGCTGCGGAACAAGCTGGCGCGCCGAGGTTTCGACGAGGAGCTCACCGAGCGGATGCTCGACAAGTTCGTCGCCGCCGGCCTCATCGACGATGCCGCGTTCGCGCAGCGGTGGGTGCAGTCCCGCCACCAGTTCTCCGGCCGGGGCCGCCGCGCCCTCGCACAGGAGTTGCGCACGAAGGGCGTCGGCGAGGAGGAGGCGTCGGCGGCTCTCGAGACGGTCAGCCGGGAGGACGAGCGGGAACGGGCGGCCGAGCTGGTCGATCGCAAACTCGCCCGTGTCGAGGTGCCGGAGGACCGGATCGAGCGCGACAAGCTGACCCAGCGCCTCGTCGGCATGCTCGGACGGCGCGGCTACCATCCGTCGCTGGCATTGTCGGTGGTACTCGAGGCTCTCCGCGAGAAGGCGGAGGCCGCCGCGGAGTAG
- a CDS encoding VOC family protein: MPARFNHTIIFATNSDESAAFYRDYLEARPAQSWGPFTNLEIEDGVLLQIAAPPIEIQSQHYAFLVDDDHFDRAYALLTERGVDHAADPFWKEPGRINHGHGGRGVYVRDPAGHGIELLTRPYL, translated from the coding sequence ATGCCAGCACGTTTCAACCACACCATCATCTTCGCCACCAACAGCGACGAGTCCGCCGCGTTCTACCGCGACTACCTCGAGGCGCGCCCCGCGCAGTCCTGGGGGCCGTTCACCAACCTCGAGATCGAGGACGGCGTCCTCCTGCAGATCGCGGCACCGCCCATCGAGATCCAGTCGCAGCACTACGCGTTCCTCGTCGATGACGACCACTTCGACCGCGCCTACGCCCTGCTCACCGAGCGCGGCGTCGATCATGCCGCGGACCCGTTCTGGAAGGAGCCGGGCCGCATCAACCACGGGCACGGCGGGCGCGGCGTCTACGTCCGGGACCCCGCCGGCCACGGCATCGAGTTGCTCACCCGCCCCTACCTGTGA
- a CDS encoding transporter substrate-binding domain-containing protein: protein MISRTRASAALALVTVLVAALGACSGPSPRNLLRSIDDGAVLVGVKADQPGLGLRGPDGAYSGFDIDVARFVIRTVADARGKPEPKITWRESPTSQREKLIGNGEVDAIVASYSIDAERADAVAFAGPYLSTRQGLLVRHDEAGVDTVADLGRNRTLCSVSGSTSAHTVAELLPGVRLLEYDSYRACADALDRRVVDAVTTDEVILAGFAAQRPDAFRLVDMTLPKETCVDGRLRAAGAPFAVERYGIGLAQGDADAVDAVNAALRTMLESGEWERSLRRAVGDEEAMRTLDRDGGSDRIASGLGDLGLDAAGGAPCASR, encoded by the coding sequence GTGATCTCCCGAACTCGCGCGAGCGCGGCCCTGGCACTGGTGACAGTGCTGGTGGCCGCGCTCGGCGCGTGTTCCGGGCCGTCACCGCGCAACCTCCTGCGCTCCATCGACGACGGTGCCGTCCTGGTGGGAGTGAAGGCCGACCAACCGGGTCTCGGACTGCGGGGGCCCGACGGTGCGTACTCCGGCTTCGACATCGACGTCGCGCGGTTCGTCATCCGGACGGTGGCCGACGCCCGTGGCAAGCCCGAACCGAAGATCACCTGGCGCGAGAGCCCGACCTCGCAGCGCGAGAAGCTGATCGGCAACGGCGAGGTGGACGCGATCGTGGCGTCCTACTCGATCGACGCCGAGCGTGCGGACGCCGTCGCGTTCGCCGGCCCGTACCTGTCGACCCGCCAGGGGCTGCTCGTACGGCACGACGAGGCGGGTGTCGACACCGTCGCCGATCTCGGCCGCAACCGCACGCTGTGCTCGGTGAGCGGCTCGACCTCGGCGCACACCGTCGCCGAGTTGCTGCCGGGCGTGCGGCTTCTGGAGTACGACTCCTACCGGGCCTGCGCGGATGCGTTGGACCGCCGGGTCGTCGATGCGGTGACCACCGACGAGGTGATCCTCGCCGGTTTCGCTGCGCAGCGCCCCGACGCCTTCCGCCTCGTGGACATGACCCTGCCGAAGGAGACCTGCGTCGACGGCCGGCTCCGCGCGGCGGGAGCACCGTTCGCGGTGGAGCGCTACGGCATCGGGCTGGCGCAGGGTGATGCCGACGCCGTCGACGCGGTCAACGCGGCGCTGCGGACGATGCTCGAATCCGGTGAGTGGGAGCGGTCCCTGCGGCGGGCCGTCGGCGACGAGGAGGCGATGCGCACCCTCGACCGCGACGGGGGCTCCGACCGGATCGCCTCCGGGCTCGGAGACCTCGGCCTCGACGCGGCCGGCGGCGCGCCCTGTGCGTCGCGCTGA
- a CDS encoding amino acid ABC transporter permease: MSAKSTSTVLYDAPGPKARVRNNIIALVFIVVLVGLLAWVITTFAANGQFDQEKLEPFTEKNFWGTYIIPGLWGTFKAAFASIILAVIMGAFLGIGRLSDHRSVRWATGAIVEFFRAIPVLILITFLYIVFGVYKVFTSDYTAFFAVVFGLALYNGSVIAEILRSGINSLPQGQFEAAKALGLRKSQTMRLILLPQAVAAMLPALISQMVIALKDSTLGYTIGYVGVVKSGIQAGNYWGNVIPTLIVVAIIMILINFGLSALASNIEKNLREGRKRKSILDPPHALPEPGLMSKEVLETTHPDPKHRDLRQDYGD, from the coding sequence ATGAGCGCGAAGTCCACCTCGACCGTCCTCTACGACGCGCCCGGCCCGAAGGCCCGCGTCCGCAACAACATCATCGCGCTGGTCTTCATCGTGGTGCTCGTCGGCCTCCTCGCCTGGGTGATCACCACGTTCGCCGCGAACGGGCAGTTCGACCAGGAGAAGCTCGAGCCCTTCACTGAGAAGAATTTCTGGGGCACCTACATCATCCCGGGCCTGTGGGGCACCTTCAAGGCAGCATTCGCCTCGATCATCCTGGCTGTGATCATGGGCGCCTTCCTCGGCATCGGCCGGCTCTCCGACCACCGGTCGGTGCGCTGGGCGACGGGCGCGATCGTGGAGTTCTTCCGCGCGATCCCGGTGCTGATCCTGATCACCTTCCTCTACATCGTCTTCGGCGTGTACAAGGTGTTCACCTCGGACTACACCGCGTTCTTCGCCGTGGTCTTCGGCCTCGCCCTGTACAACGGCTCGGTGATCGCCGAGATCCTGCGCTCGGGGATCAACTCGCTGCCGCAGGGCCAGTTCGAAGCCGCGAAGGCGCTGGGCCTGCGCAAGTCGCAGACGATGCGTCTGATCCTGCTCCCGCAGGCCGTCGCGGCCATGCTCCCGGCCCTGATCTCGCAGATGGTCATCGCGCTCAAGGACAGCACATTGGGCTACACGATCGGCTACGTCGGGGTCGTCAAGTCCGGCATCCAGGCGGGCAACTACTGGGGCAACGTGATCCCCACGCTCATCGTGGTCGCGATCATCATGATCCTCATCAACTTCGGACTCTCGGCGCTCGCGTCGAACATCGAGAAGAACCTGCGCGAGGGACGCAAGAGGAAGTCGATCCTGGATCCGCCGCACGCGCTCCCGGAACCCGGACTGATGTCCAAGGAAGTCCTGGAGACCACGCACCCGGATCCGAAGCACAGGGATCTACGGCAGGACTACGGCGACTGA
- a CDS encoding amino acid ABC transporter permease, which yields MSMWEDLGPQLWPAFWVTIKLTFFSAIGATIWGTILAGMRVSPVPAMRVFGTWYVNIVRNTPLTLIILFLSLGLYQNMGLALVPEDANFTTNNNFWLAVIGFVVYTATFVCETLRSGFNTVPLGQAEAARSLGLSFIQVFQIIVLPQAIRSVIAPMGSVLIALTKNTTIASIIGVGEAALLMKEQQELHSDQLILIFVIFAACFMVITLFEGAVFGYFAKRLAVKR from the coding sequence ATGAGTATGTGGGAAGACCTCGGGCCACAGCTGTGGCCGGCGTTCTGGGTGACCATCAAGCTCACCTTCTTCTCGGCGATCGGCGCCACCATCTGGGGCACGATCCTCGCGGGCATGCGGGTCTCCCCCGTACCGGCCATGCGGGTGTTCGGCACCTGGTACGTCAACATCGTCCGCAACACGCCGCTGACGCTCATCATCCTGTTCCTGTCCCTCGGGCTCTACCAGAACATGGGCCTCGCCCTGGTTCCCGAGGACGCGAACTTCACCACCAACAACAACTTCTGGCTGGCGGTCATCGGCTTCGTCGTCTACACCGCCACCTTCGTCTGCGAGACGCTGCGGTCGGGCTTCAACACTGTGCCGCTGGGCCAGGCCGAGGCGGCGCGCTCGCTGGGCCTGTCGTTCATCCAGGTCTTCCAGATCATCGTGCTGCCGCAGGCGATTCGCTCGGTGATCGCGCCGATGGGCAGCGTGCTCATTGCGCTCACGAAGAACACCACCATCGCGTCGATCATCGGTGTCGGTGAGGCGGCGCTGCTGATGAAGGAGCAGCAGGAATTGCACAGTGATCAGCTGATCCTGATCTTCGTGATCTTCGCGGCCTGCTTCATGGTGATCACACTGTTCGAGGGAGCCGTCTTCGGCTACTTCGCCAAGCGACTGGCGGTGAAGCGATGA
- a CDS encoding transporter substrate-binding domain-containing protein: MTSPQSTRTRPWRGAFVALAATLVTVPLLSACGTDTPRSLLDSIRNGDVVLGTKYDQPGLANRNPDKSHSGSDVDVSEFVVKQIAKNNGWDEPKITWKETPSPLRERMIENGEVDMIAATYSISAARTKKVTFAGPYVTTYQALLVSKKTSNPIRSLEDLNSGRKLCSVSGSTSAINVKAALPNVQLQQYDGYASCVEGVRRGVLDALTTDATILAGFQAKYPGEFDIVPMTYPKDVTLTSSTGTKTEKKKGDQFSTERYGIGLRKGDADALREVNKALREMTLGEQGAAAYDAEATPSSPSCVVPTATVSDFTARAYADPDNALFKALRENLGEYANTMIEEGRPVDGGKPKSVLVAVPGDQTWLLPKQVPLKAPDAAPAPDGTPATAPQSDPRTWCTKAGA, from the coding sequence ATGACATCACCGCAGAGCACTCGAACCCGACCGTGGCGGGGCGCGTTCGTCGCGCTGGCCGCCACTCTCGTCACCGTTCCCCTCCTCTCCGCGTGCGGGACGGACACCCCGCGCAGCCTGCTGGACTCGATCCGCAACGGCGATGTCGTGCTGGGCACGAAATACGACCAGCCCGGTCTCGCCAATCGCAACCCCGACAAGTCCCACTCGGGGTCCGACGTGGACGTCTCCGAGTTCGTGGTCAAGCAGATCGCGAAGAACAACGGCTGGGACGAACCGAAGATCACGTGGAAGGAGACCCCGTCTCCCCTGCGTGAGCGGATGATCGAGAACGGCGAGGTCGACATGATCGCCGCCACGTACTCCATCAGCGCCGCCCGCACCAAGAAGGTCACCTTCGCCGGGCCGTACGTGACCACCTATCAGGCGCTGCTGGTGAGTAAGAAGACCTCGAACCCGATCCGCAGCCTCGAGGACCTCAATTCGGGCCGCAAGCTGTGCTCGGTGTCGGGCTCGACCTCGGCGATCAACGTCAAGGCGGCCCTGCCGAACGTCCAGCTGCAGCAGTACGACGGCTACGCCTCGTGCGTGGAGGGCGTGCGCCGCGGCGTGCTGGACGCGCTCACCACCGACGCGACGATCCTCGCCGGCTTCCAGGCGAAGTACCCCGGCGAGTTCGACATCGTGCCGATGACCTACCCGAAGGACGTGACCCTGACCAGCAGCACCGGCACCAAGACGGAGAAGAAGAAGGGCGATCAGTTCTCCACCGAGCGCTACGGCATCGGCCTGCGCAAGGGCGACGCCGACGCGCTCCGCGAGGTGAACAAGGCGCTGCGCGAGATGACGCTCGGTGAGCAGGGCGCGGCCGCCTACGACGCGGAGGCGACGCCCTCCTCACCGAGTTGCGTGGTGCCGACGGCGACCGTCAGCGACTTCACCGCACGCGCCTACGCCGACCCCGATAACGCCCTGTTCAAGGCGCTGCGGGAGAACTTGGGCGAGTACGCGAACACCATGATCGAGGAGGGGCGCCCCGTCGACGGGGGCAAGCCGAAGTCCGTGCTCGTCGCCGTTCCCGGTGACCAGACGTGGTTGCTGCCCAAGCAGGTTCCGCTCAAGGCCCCCGACGCGGCGCCCGCACCCGACGGCACGCCCGCAACGGCGCCGCAGTCCGATCCGCGGACCTGGTGCACGAAGGCAGGTGCATGA
- a CDS encoding amino acid ABC transporter ATP-binding protein, with product MIEIESVDKHFGDLHVLKNINLTVPKGQVVVMLGPSGSGKSTLCRTINRLEPIDSGSIKIDGALLPEEGRGLANLRAEVGMVFQSFNLFAHKTILDNVTLGPIKVRKQSKADAEKRALELLDRVGIVAQKDKYPAQLSGGQQQRVAIARALAMGPKVMLFDEPTSALDPEMVNEVLDVMVGLAKEGMTMVCVTHEMGFARKAADRILFLADGEIVEDTEPEPFFTAPKSDRAKDFLGKILGH from the coding sequence ATGATCGAGATCGAATCGGTGGATAAGCACTTCGGCGACCTCCACGTGCTCAAGAACATCAATCTGACGGTCCCCAAGGGGCAGGTCGTCGTGATGCTCGGCCCCTCCGGTTCGGGCAAGTCGACGCTGTGCCGCACCATCAACCGGCTCGAGCCCATCGATTCCGGATCGATCAAGATCGACGGGGCGCTCCTGCCCGAGGAGGGACGCGGTCTCGCGAACCTGCGCGCCGAGGTGGGCATGGTCTTCCAGTCGTTCAACCTCTTCGCGCACAAGACGATCCTCGACAACGTCACCCTGGGCCCGATCAAGGTGCGCAAGCAGTCCAAGGCCGATGCCGAGAAGCGCGCGCTCGAACTGCTCGATCGCGTCGGCATCGTCGCCCAGAAGGACAAGTACCCCGCCCAGCTCTCGGGCGGCCAGCAGCAGCGCGTCGCCATCGCCCGTGCTCTCGCGATGGGCCCCAAGGTCATGCTCTTCGACGAGCCCACCTCCGCGCTCGACCCCGAGATGGTCAACGAGGTGCTCGACGTGATGGTCGGCCTCGCCAAGGAGGGCATGACGATGGTCTGCGTGACCCACGAGATGGGCTTCGCGCGCAAGGCCGCCGACCGCATCCTGTTCCTGGCCGACGGCGAGATCGTCGAGGACACCGAGCCCGAGCCGTTCTTCACCGCACCGAAGTCGGACCGCGCCAAGGACTTCCTCGGCAAGATCCTGGGGCACTGA
- the miaB gene encoding tRNA (N6-isopentenyl adenosine(37)-C2)-methylthiotransferase MiaB — MIEAAPVTRTYEVRTYGCQMNVHDSERLSGLLEDAGYVRADGGEQADLVVFNTCAVRENADNKLYGNLSHLAPIKRERPGMQIAVGGCLAQKDRGTVVKKAPWVDVVFGTHNIGSLPTLLERARHNEKAEVEIKEALDAFPSTLPARRESAYAGWVSISVGCNNTCTFCIVPSLRGKEVDRRPGDILAEVQALVDQGVSEVTLLGQNVNAYGVNFADPELGRDKGAFADLLRACGRIEGLERVRFTSPHPAEFTDDVIDAMAETPNICPQLHMPLQSGSDKVLKDMRRSYRSTKFLGILERVRNRIPHAAITTDIIVGFPGETEEDFQATLDVVEKARFSSAFTFQYSIRPGTPAAELPEQLPKAVVQERYMRLIELQERITLEENQKQVGRTVELLVALGEGRKDAETNRMSGRARDGRLVHFAGREDIRPGDVVEVEITGAAPHHLVADAGVLSHRRTRAGDNVEASITPVTPPVGVGLGLPAVGRPAQAAQPAANGCSTC; from the coding sequence GTGATCGAAGCAGCCCCCGTCACCCGAACGTACGAGGTCCGCACCTACGGGTGCCAGATGAACGTGCACGATTCCGAGCGCCTGTCGGGCTTGCTCGAGGACGCCGGCTACGTCAGGGCGGACGGCGGCGAGCAGGCCGATCTCGTGGTGTTCAACACCTGCGCGGTGCGGGAGAACGCCGATAACAAGCTGTACGGCAACCTCAGCCACCTCGCTCCGATCAAGCGCGAGCGGCCGGGCATGCAGATCGCCGTCGGCGGCTGCCTCGCCCAGAAGGACCGCGGCACCGTCGTGAAGAAGGCCCCGTGGGTCGACGTCGTCTTCGGCACTCACAACATCGGTTCGCTGCCGACGCTGCTCGAGCGCGCTCGCCACAACGAGAAGGCCGAGGTCGAGATCAAGGAGGCGCTCGACGCGTTCCCGTCGACGCTGCCCGCCCGCCGCGAGAGCGCGTACGCCGGGTGGGTCTCCATCTCCGTCGGCTGCAACAACACCTGCACCTTCTGCATCGTGCCGAGCCTGCGCGGCAAGGAGGTCGACCGCCGTCCCGGCGACATCCTGGCCGAGGTGCAGGCCCTCGTCGACCAGGGCGTCTCCGAGGTCACGCTGCTCGGCCAGAACGTCAACGCCTACGGCGTGAACTTCGCCGACCCCGAGCTCGGCCGCGACAAGGGCGCCTTCGCCGACCTGCTGCGCGCCTGCGGCCGCATCGAGGGTCTCGAGCGCGTCCGGTTCACGAGCCCGCACCCGGCCGAGTTCACCGACGACGTCATCGACGCCATGGCCGAGACGCCGAACATCTGCCCCCAGCTGCACATGCCGCTGCAGTCGGGCTCGGACAAGGTGCTCAAGGACATGCGGCGCAGCTACCGCAGCACCAAGTTCCTCGGCATCCTCGAGCGGGTCCGCAACCGCATTCCGCACGCCGCGATCACCACCGACATCATCGTCGGCTTCCCGGGGGAGACCGAGGAGGACTTCCAGGCCACGCTCGACGTGGTGGAGAAGGCCCGGTTCAGCTCCGCCTTCACCTTCCAGTACTCGATCCGGCCGGGCACCCCCGCCGCCGAGCTCCCCGAGCAACTGCCCAAGGCGGTCGTCCAGGAGCGGTACATGCGGCTGATCGAACTCCAGGAGCGGATCACCCTCGAGGAGAACCAGAAGCAGGTGGGGCGCACCGTCGAACTGCTGGTGGCGCTCGGTGAGGGCCGCAAGGACGCGGAGACCAACCGCATGTCGGGTCGCGCCCGCGACGGGCGGCTCGTGCACTTCGCCGGGCGCGAGGACATCCGCCCGGGCGACGTGGTCGAGGTCGAGATCACGGGCGCGGCACCGCACCACCTCGTCGCCGACGCCGGTGTGCTCAGCCACCGCCGGACGCGTGCGGGCGACAACGTGGAGGCGTCGATCACGCCCGTCACACCGCCTGTCGGCGTCGGGCTGGGGCTGCCGGCGGTCGGTCGTCCCGCGCAGGCCGCGCAGCCCGCCGCGAACGGCTGCTCGACCTGCTGA